A genome region from Anastrepha ludens isolate Willacy chromosome 3, idAnaLude1.1, whole genome shotgun sequence includes the following:
- the LOC128857744 gene encoding mucin-2, which translates to MVIEKMLKYLLFLSGASLLPIHAFWWAPPAATTTTHSDCSSKSPPLTLKQIPLTYFRTYTYQPLAGNPFAAFPYYHHTASALQSPLLAGPTRYEHTAYMPVGGYPVSLALQQQQQHQQPQASVGVAYQLPQQPVLHTKPLPSPTTTTSTTTKKPTTTSTTTTTTTTTTTTPSPPSTTASSTRSTTTSSPLSAGFIQNLPIYDGAPTHLHSSPYPYPTYNRRAYMGYNSPYYRAAYPYPDYSIYKTGSATRFNSHGGPIQFVPCMCPVNVAAPGAEGNAALSLQGRTTGGGDDDLTVLERTEDMNVPDEQRVVDEEGGRKKDVAAGAQIVVETQVGGKVEAESELLPKLPHEMTTIIEEKSGANKSQEEAVRATHETERQKVV; encoded by the exons ATGGTAATCGAAAAGATGCTGAAATATCTTCTG TTCCTCTCTGGCGCCTCTCTACTGCCCATCCACGCCTTCTGGTGGGCTCCTCCGGCGGCAACCACTACAAC ACATTCTGATTGTTCCAGTAAATCGCCACCGCTGACCCTCAAGCAGATACCACTCACGTACTTCCGCACCTACACTTACCAACCGCTAGCGGGCAATCCTTTTGCCGCCTTTCCTTACTACCATCATACGGCGAGTGCCTTACAGTCGCCGCTGCTTGCAGGCCCCACTCGTTACGAGCATACCGCATACATGCCTGTCGGTGGATATCCCGTAAGTTTGGcactacaacaacagcagcagcatcaacagCCACAGGCAAGTGTAGGTGTGGCATATCAACTGCCACAACAGCCAGTGTTGCATACGAAGCCGCTACCAAGtccaacaactacaacaagcACTACCACTAAGAAGCCCACAACAACCAGcactaccaccaccaccaccaccacaactacaacaacaccaTCGCCACCATCAACGACCGCCAGCAGCACCAGAAGCACAACTACAAGCTCGCCTTTGTCGGCAGGTTTTATCCAAAATTTACCAATTTATGACGGTGCTCCAACTCACCTTCATTCGTCTCCCTATCCCTATCCGACCTACAATAGGCGCGCCTACATGGGCTATAATTCGCCCTACTATCGCGCTGCTTATCCATACCCGGACTACTCCATTTATAAGACCGGGTCAGCGACGCGTTTCAACAGTCATGGTGGACCAATACAATTTGTGCCTTGCATGTGTCCGGTTAATGTGGCTGCGCCAGGTGCAGAAGGCAATGCAGCGCTCTCTTTACAAGGACGCACCACTGGCGGTGGAGATGATGATTTGACGGTACTAGAGCGCACCGAAGATATGAATGTGCCTGACGAACAAAGAGTGGTTGATGAGGAAGGTGGGCGGAAAAAAGATGTTGCAGCTGGAGCTCAGATTGTGGTAGAAACACAAGTGGGCGGAAAGGTTGAAGCAGAAAGTGAATTGCTCCCAAAGCTGCCGCACGAGATGACGACTATCATTGAAGAGAAATCGGGTGCGAATAAGAGTCAGGAGGAAGCTGTAAGGGCGACACATGAAACAGAGAGGCAGAAGGtcgtataa
- the LOC128857745 gene encoding uncharacterized histidine-rich protein DDB_G0274557, protein MNRRHMLPKVIIIVGVLLLLLCTQSADANGHQKKKKVTIHVPVHKKIEKHTHTVIKHIHHHHKPIVIKEEKIIHEEHHPIIHKEHISHEHKHHHSEKHEHVHPIIEEEEEHIHHHHQYEHLEESHES, encoded by the exons ATGAATCGAAGGCATATG CTCCCCAAAGTGATCATCATTGTGGGTGTATTACTGCTCCTGCTGTGCACACAAAGCGCGGATGCTAA CGGCcatcagaaaaagaaaaaagtcacaatccATGTACCAGTTCACAAGAAAATCGAGAAGCATACACATACCGTTATAAAACATATACATCATCATCACAAGCCGATTGTCATCAAGGAAGAAAAAATCATACACGAGGAACATCATCCGATCATACACAAGGAGCATATCTCGCACGAGCATAAGCATCATCATTCGGAAAAGCACGAGCATGTACATCCAATTATcgaagaagaggaagagcaTATACACCATCACCACCAATACGAACACTTGGAAGAGAGCCATGAGAGTTGA